A genomic window from Solanum dulcamara chromosome 11, daSolDulc1.2, whole genome shotgun sequence includes:
- the LOC129872318 gene encoding uncharacterized protein LOC129872318 isoform X1 gives MEEKRSNIENHQVDEEEDEGPPPGFDSLAVPSQNTNVVIDEDDDEGPPPGWPSIPQQNNQNLLQTTDVEMGSKGHESEDDEDGPPPGWNTVIPQKKLPSSLPTIEAVTCDIEMEKKEEVVEDKDNGPPPRWKLTPKLPQLQTSTPPSGTQGASLEDIEMEKKEVVEDEDNGPPPGWQLTPQLPPLQTSAPPSGTQGLAAFVDVEMASKQDCDVEKEGHPLGSESIPMTGHSSPPTPPPQSSSSVASSEMEMGSKQEGTKNEEVRPQIEKQSMSHLRQMKSIVPQSSSHAATVSAEMGQMVCGGCRQLLSYPQGAKLVKCSCCQTVNLVLEAHDVGQVKCGGCAVLLMYQYGAPSVRCSSCHHMTKIGAHNRRPPLSVQQLRRRHPSYQVH, from the exons atggaagaaaagcGAAGCAACATCGAAAATCATCAAgtagatgaagaagaagatgagggTCCACCACCTGGTTTCGACTCTTTAGCTGTACCATCGCAAAACACCAATGTCGTCatagatgaagatgatgatgaaggCCCACCTCCAGGTTGGCCTTCAATTCCTCAGCAAAATAATCAGAATCTTCTCCAG ACTACTGATGTAGAGATGGGGAGCAAAGGACACGAATCAGAAGACGATGAAGATGGTCCACCACCTGGGTGGAACACTGTAATCCCACAGAAAAAATTGCCATCTTCACTGCCAACAATAGAAGCAGTTACTTGTG AtatagaaatggagaagaaagaagaagtcGTTGAAGATAAAGATAATGGTCCACCGCCAAGATGGAAGTTGACCCCTAAACTACCACAGCTACAAACATCTACACCACCATCAGGGACACAAGGAGCTTCTCTTGAAG AtatagaaatggagaagaaagaAGTCGTTGAAGATGAAGATAATGGTCCACCGCCAGGATGGCAGTTGACCCCTCAACTACCGCCGCTACAGACATCTGCACCACCATCGGGGACACAAGGTCTTGCTG CTTTTGTAGACGTTGAAATGGCGAGCAAACAGGACTGTGATGTTGAAAAGGAAGGACATCCATTGGGATCAGAATCCATTCCTATGACTGGACATTCATCACCGCCTACACCACCACCTCAGTCGTCATCATCAGTTGCTTCTTCTG AAATGGAGATGGGTAGCAAACAAGAAGGCACAAAGAATGAGGAGGTAAGGCCCCAAATTGAAAAGCAATCAATGTCACATTTACGACAGATGAAATCTATAGTGCCTCAATCCTCATCACATGCTGCAACAGTTTCTGCCG AAATGGGTCAGATGGTATGTGGTGGTTGCCGACAGTTACTTTCTTATCCACAAGGGGCTAAATTGGTGAAGTGTTCATGCTGCCAGACTGTCAATCTTGTGCTAGAAG CTCATGATGTTGGACAAGTTAAGTGTGGGGGTTGTGCAGTGCTGCTCATGTATCAATATGGGGCGCCATCAGTTAGATGTTCCTCTTGTCATCACATGACAAAAATTGGG GCCCACAACCGACGACCTCCTCTGTCAGTGCAACAGCTTCGAAGAAGGCATCCTTCCTACCAAGTTCATTAG
- the LOC129872318 gene encoding proline-rich receptor-like protein kinase PERK12 isoform X3 encodes MEEKRSNIENHQVDEEEDEGPPPGFDSLAVPSQNTNVVIDEDDDEGPPPGWPSIPQQNNQNLLQTTDVEMGSKGHESEDDEDGPPPGWNTVIPQKKLPSSLPTIEAVTCDIEMEKKEEVVEDKDNGPPPRWKLTPKLPQLQTSTPPSGTQGASLEDIEMEKKEVVEDEDNGPPPGWQLTPQLPPLQTSAPPSGTQGLAAFVDVEMASKQDCDVEKEGHPLGSESIPMTGHSSPPTPPPQSSSSVASSEMEMGSKQEGTKNEEVRPQIEKQSMSHLRQMKSIVPQSSSHAATVSAEMGQMVCGGCRQLLSYPQGAKLVKCSCCQTVNLVLEELAQ; translated from the exons atggaagaaaagcGAAGCAACATCGAAAATCATCAAgtagatgaagaagaagatgagggTCCACCACCTGGTTTCGACTCTTTAGCTGTACCATCGCAAAACACCAATGTCGTCatagatgaagatgatgatgaaggCCCACCTCCAGGTTGGCCTTCAATTCCTCAGCAAAATAATCAGAATCTTCTCCAG ACTACTGATGTAGAGATGGGGAGCAAAGGACACGAATCAGAAGACGATGAAGATGGTCCACCACCTGGGTGGAACACTGTAATCCCACAGAAAAAATTGCCATCTTCACTGCCAACAATAGAAGCAGTTACTTGTG AtatagaaatggagaagaaagaagaagtcGTTGAAGATAAAGATAATGGTCCACCGCCAAGATGGAAGTTGACCCCTAAACTACCACAGCTACAAACATCTACACCACCATCAGGGACACAAGGAGCTTCTCTTGAAG AtatagaaatggagaagaaagaAGTCGTTGAAGATGAAGATAATGGTCCACCGCCAGGATGGCAGTTGACCCCTCAACTACCGCCGCTACAGACATCTGCACCACCATCGGGGACACAAGGTCTTGCTG CTTTTGTAGACGTTGAAATGGCGAGCAAACAGGACTGTGATGTTGAAAAGGAAGGACATCCATTGGGATCAGAATCCATTCCTATGACTGGACATTCATCACCGCCTACACCACCACCTCAGTCGTCATCATCAGTTGCTTCTTCTG AAATGGAGATGGGTAGCAAACAAGAAGGCACAAAGAATGAGGAGGTAAGGCCCCAAATTGAAAAGCAATCAATGTCACATTTACGACAGATGAAATCTATAGTGCCTCAATCCTCATCACATGCTGCAACAGTTTCTGCCG AAATGGGTCAGATGGTATGTGGTGGTTGCCGACAGTTACTTTCTTATCCACAAGGGGCTAAATTGGTGAAGTGTTCATGCTGCCAGACTGTCAATCTTGTGCTAGAAG AATTGGCCCAATAA
- the LOC129872318 gene encoding uncharacterized protein LOC129872318 isoform X2, producing MEEKRSNIENHQVDEEEDEGPPPGFDSLAVPSQNTNVVIDEDDDEGPPPGWPSIPQQNNQNLLQTTDVEMGSKGHESEDDEDGPPPGWNTVIPQKKLPSSLPTIEAVTCDIEMEKKEEVVEDKDNGPPPRWKLTPKLPQLQTSTPPSGTQGASLEDIEMEKKEVVEDEDNGPPPGWQLTPQLPPLQTSAPPSGTQGLADVEMASKQDCDVEKEGHPLGSESIPMTGHSSPPTPPPQSSSSVASSEMEMGSKQEGTKNEEVRPQIEKQSMSHLRQMKSIVPQSSSHAATVSAEMGQMVCGGCRQLLSYPQGAKLVKCSCCQTVNLVLEAHDVGQVKCGGCAVLLMYQYGAPSVRCSSCHHMTKIGAHNRRPPLSVQQLRRRHPSYQVH from the exons atggaagaaaagcGAAGCAACATCGAAAATCATCAAgtagatgaagaagaagatgagggTCCACCACCTGGTTTCGACTCTTTAGCTGTACCATCGCAAAACACCAATGTCGTCatagatgaagatgatgatgaaggCCCACCTCCAGGTTGGCCTTCAATTCCTCAGCAAAATAATCAGAATCTTCTCCAG ACTACTGATGTAGAGATGGGGAGCAAAGGACACGAATCAGAAGACGATGAAGATGGTCCACCACCTGGGTGGAACACTGTAATCCCACAGAAAAAATTGCCATCTTCACTGCCAACAATAGAAGCAGTTACTTGTG AtatagaaatggagaagaaagaagaagtcGTTGAAGATAAAGATAATGGTCCACCGCCAAGATGGAAGTTGACCCCTAAACTACCACAGCTACAAACATCTACACCACCATCAGGGACACAAGGAGCTTCTCTTGAAG AtatagaaatggagaagaaagaAGTCGTTGAAGATGAAGATAATGGTCCACCGCCAGGATGGCAGTTGACCCCTCAACTACCGCCGCTACAGACATCTGCACCACCATCGGGGACACAAGGTCTTGCTG ACGTTGAAATGGCGAGCAAACAGGACTGTGATGTTGAAAAGGAAGGACATCCATTGGGATCAGAATCCATTCCTATGACTGGACATTCATCACCGCCTACACCACCACCTCAGTCGTCATCATCAGTTGCTTCTTCTG AAATGGAGATGGGTAGCAAACAAGAAGGCACAAAGAATGAGGAGGTAAGGCCCCAAATTGAAAAGCAATCAATGTCACATTTACGACAGATGAAATCTATAGTGCCTCAATCCTCATCACATGCTGCAACAGTTTCTGCCG AAATGGGTCAGATGGTATGTGGTGGTTGCCGACAGTTACTTTCTTATCCACAAGGGGCTAAATTGGTGAAGTGTTCATGCTGCCAGACTGTCAATCTTGTGCTAGAAG CTCATGATGTTGGACAAGTTAAGTGTGGGGGTTGTGCAGTGCTGCTCATGTATCAATATGGGGCGCCATCAGTTAGATGTTCCTCTTGTCATCACATGACAAAAATTGGG GCCCACAACCGACGACCTCCTCTGTCAGTGCAACAGCTTCGAAGAAGGCATCCTTCCTACCAAGTTCATTAG
- the LOC129872318 gene encoding proline-rich receptor-like protein kinase PERK12 isoform X4, with the protein MGSKGHESEDDEDGPPPGWNTVIPQKKLPSSLPTIEAVTCDIEMEKKEEVVEDKDNGPPPRWKLTPKLPQLQTSTPPSGTQGASLEDIEMEKKEVVEDEDNGPPPGWQLTPQLPPLQTSAPPSGTQGLAAFVDVEMASKQDCDVEKEGHPLGSESIPMTGHSSPPTPPPQSSSSVASSEMEMGSKQEGTKNEEVRPQIEKQSMSHLRQMKSIVPQSSSHAATVSAEMGQMVCGGCRQLLSYPQGAKLVKCSCCQTVNLVLEAHDVGQVKCGGCAVLLMYQYGAPSVRCSSCHHMTKIGAHNRRPPLSVQQLRRRHPSYQVH; encoded by the exons ATGGGGAGCAAAGGACACGAATCAGAAGACGATGAAGATGGTCCACCACCTGGGTGGAACACTGTAATCCCACAGAAAAAATTGCCATCTTCACTGCCAACAATAGAAGCAGTTACTTGTG AtatagaaatggagaagaaagaagaagtcGTTGAAGATAAAGATAATGGTCCACCGCCAAGATGGAAGTTGACCCCTAAACTACCACAGCTACAAACATCTACACCACCATCAGGGACACAAGGAGCTTCTCTTGAAG AtatagaaatggagaagaaagaAGTCGTTGAAGATGAAGATAATGGTCCACCGCCAGGATGGCAGTTGACCCCTCAACTACCGCCGCTACAGACATCTGCACCACCATCGGGGACACAAGGTCTTGCTG CTTTTGTAGACGTTGAAATGGCGAGCAAACAGGACTGTGATGTTGAAAAGGAAGGACATCCATTGGGATCAGAATCCATTCCTATGACTGGACATTCATCACCGCCTACACCACCACCTCAGTCGTCATCATCAGTTGCTTCTTCTG AAATGGAGATGGGTAGCAAACAAGAAGGCACAAAGAATGAGGAGGTAAGGCCCCAAATTGAAAAGCAATCAATGTCACATTTACGACAGATGAAATCTATAGTGCCTCAATCCTCATCACATGCTGCAACAGTTTCTGCCG AAATGGGTCAGATGGTATGTGGTGGTTGCCGACAGTTACTTTCTTATCCACAAGGGGCTAAATTGGTGAAGTGTTCATGCTGCCAGACTGTCAATCTTGTGCTAGAAG CTCATGATGTTGGACAAGTTAAGTGTGGGGGTTGTGCAGTGCTGCTCATGTATCAATATGGGGCGCCATCAGTTAGATGTTCCTCTTGTCATCACATGACAAAAATTGGG GCCCACAACCGACGACCTCCTCTGTCAGTGCAACAGCTTCGAAGAAGGCATCCTTCCTACCAAGTTCATTAG
- the LOC129872319 gene encoding uncharacterized protein LOC129872319 yields MANKGRSNHKTQRSSHHLPGKGPQSATRYLMMKLEVADALAKEGTKNTVFDVPTFLLIPPVSAQKVVQADTLRTTYVRTMKNCNNIFQGRDVARTITNGTPN; encoded by the exons ATGGCCAACAAAGGCAGATCTAACCACAAGACACAAAGATCAAGCCACCACCTCCCAGGTAAAGGTCCACAATCCGCAACCAG GTACTTGATGATGAAGCTGGAAGTCGCAGATGCTTTGGCGAAGGAAGGGACAAAGAACACAGTTTTTGATGTACCCACTTTTTTGTTAATTCCTCCAGTGTCTGCCCAAAAGGTTGTACAAGCAGACACCCTAAGAACTACTTATGTTAGAACAATGAAAAATTGTAACAATATTTTCCAGGGTCGGGATGTGGCCCGAACTATTACTAACGGTACTCCTAACtag
- the LOC129874328 gene encoding uncharacterized protein LOC129874328 — MSASKSSTRKRVSEPQIPKSESKRRASAVEDEFDAEISDDIKGIMTALKQIREKAQQDGLKKKEETISSVTSEVKSKIDELKLKLEKDRQSFAKALSKGSKECENLLKNETVKFQSIYEKFNKEKATHLQSLRDTISKYEEEKERLFMRYEQLRKKEKSMISELEQDSKKRIAELEESLKKKKQDDKAFSFLRKTLGSFLDNASDEDFPPDD, encoded by the exons ATGTCAGCGTCAAAATCAAGCACAAGGAAAAGAGTTTCGGAGCCGCAAATACCAAAATCGGAGAGCAAAAGGCGAGCCAGCGCCGTCGAAGATGAATTCGATGCTGAGATCTCAGA TGATATCAAAGGGATTATGACGGCGTTAAAGCAGATAAGAGAGAAGGCACAACAGGACGGtctgaagaagaaagaagaaaccaTCTCTAG CGTGACTTCAGAAGTCAAGTCAAAGATCGATGAGCTCAAATTAAAACTTGAGAAAGACAG GCAAAGTTTTGCAAAGGCACTGTCCAAGGGCTCCAAAGAG TGTGAGAACTTGCTAAAGAATGAAACTGTGAAGTTTCAATCAATTTATGAGAAGTTCAACAAGGAGAAAGCTACACATCTGCAGTCCCTCAGAG ATACTATATCCAAAtatgaggaagaaaaagaaagactaTTCATGCGATATGAGCAACTAA GGAAGAAAGAGAAGAGCATGATATCTGAACTTGAGCAAGACTCCAAAAAACGAATTGCTGAACTAGAGGAATCGCTGAAGAAAAAGAAGCAG GATGATAAAGCATTTAGCTTTCTGAGAAAAACTCTAGGTTCATTTCTGGATAATGCCTCAGATGAGGACTTCCCACCTGATGATTGA
- the LOC129874329 gene encoding transcription initiation factor TFIID subunit 13: MNNSSAGPSSKARVGASQPSESSLKRKRGMFQKDLQHMMYGFGDDSNPLPETVALVEDIVVDYVTDMVHKAQDVATKRGKLLTEDFLFLIRKDLPKLNRCTELLSMNEELKQARKAFEVDEEKLASHQ, translated from the exons ATGAACAACTCTTCTGCAGGGCCATCCTCAAAAGCCAGAGTAGGAGCATCACAACCTTCAGAAAGTTCACTTAAAAGGAAACGTGGCATGTTTCAGAAAGACT TGCAACACATGATGTATGGTTTTGGAGATGATAGCAAT CCACTTCCAGAAACTGTAGCACTTGTGGAAGACATCGTGGTGGATTATGTTACTGATATG GTGCACAAAGCTCAGGATGTTGCAACCAAAAGGGGGAAACTTTTGACGGAGGACTTTCTGTTCTTAATTAGAAAG GACTTGCCGAAACTCAATCGGTGTACAGAACTGTTGTCCATGAATGAAGAGCTGAAACAAGCTCGGAAGGCTTTCGAGGTCGATGAAGAGAAATTGGCTTCACATCAGTGA
- the LOC129874854 gene encoding E3 ubiquitin-protein ligase RMA1H1-like: MAFEQYYSNEWKSIPTSESSDSEKTSACFDCNICLDFARDPVVTLCGHLYCWPCIYKWIHFQSDSLSSDKHPQCPVCKAKISQTDLVPLYGRGETLPKSEPENKLTLKVPPRPPAFGPLSLSNSFNPSQQPPHPNAYDSYASYLNSSSPPSFNLGRNTTVGVFDPVVGMFGEMVYARVFGNSESLYTYPNSYHLVANSSPRLRRREMLADKSLNRISLFLFYCFLLCLLLF; the protein is encoded by the coding sequence ATGGCCTTCGAGCAGTATTATTCAAATGAGTGGAAATCGATTCCTACTTCAGAATCATCAGACTCAGAGAAGACTTCTGCCTGTTTTGATTGCAACATCTGCTTGGACTTTGCCCGTGATCCGGTTGTTACACTTTGTGGCCATCTCTATTGTTGGCCCTGCATTTACAAGTGGATTCACTTCCAGAGCGACTCTTTGTCTTCGGATAAACACCCTCAATGTCCAGTTTGCAAGGCTAAAATCTCCCAAACAGATTTAGTCCCTCTTTATGGGCGTGGGGAAACACTGCCTAAATCTGAGCCTGAAAACAAGCTCACTCTAAAAGTGCCTCCTAGGCCACCTGCTTTCGGTCCATTATCcttgtcaaattcctttaatcCTTCTCAGCAACCGCCACATCCTAATGCCTATGATTCCTATGCCAGTTACCTCAACAGTTCATCACCGCCTTCATTCAATCTTGGACGCAATACAACAGTGGGAGTCTTTGATCCAGTTGTTGGTATGTTTGGAGAGATGGTTTACGCTAGGGTATTCGGGAACTCAGAGAGTTTATACACATATCCTAACTCCTATCATCTAGTGGCAAATAGTAGTCCAAGATTGAGAAGAAGGGAAATGCTGGCTGACAAGTCTTTGAACAGAATTTCCCTTTTTCTCTtctattgttttcttctttgcCTACTGTTATTCTAG
- the LOC129872667 gene encoding pentatricopeptide repeat-containing protein At2g20710, mitochondrial-like — MILTREESNGACNSLLKLYAESGKKEEVHRVWDLHKQNMKILNKGYISVMNSLMKFGDTEGVEKIFEEWESEALSYDFRVPDVLICSYCRNGLLGKAKALMDKGMSKGDLVPEAVEALKKAISICPPNYKPSRETLATCVKYWEKQGNVDNAADFVRSLEPDHSFSPVFRDKLLCFIKE; from the exons ATGATTTTGACTCGCGAGGAAAGTAATGGTGCATGTAATTCATTGTTGAAATTGTATGCAGAATCTGGAAAGAAAGAAGAGGTGCACCGAGTGTGGGATTTGCATAAGCagaacatgaaaattcttaataaAGGTTACATTAGTGTGATGAACTCATTAATGAAATTTGGTGATACAGAAGGAGTTGAGAAGATCTTTGAGGAATGGGAATCAGAAGCCTTGTCCTATGACTTCCGTGTTCCAGATGTTTTGATTTGCAGTTATTGTAGAAATGGTCTTTTGGGGAAGGCTAAGGCCCTAATGGACAAAGGGATGTCAAAAGGGG ATCTAGTCCCAGAGGCTGTAGAAGCATTGAAGAAGGCCATCTCAATATGCCCGCCTAACTATAAGCCTAGCAGGGAGACCTTAGCTACATGCGTAAAATACTGGGAAAAGCAGGGAAATGTGGATAATGCGGCGGATTTTGTAAGGTCTTTAGAACCGGATCATAGCTTCTCACCAGTTTTCCGTGACAAGTTGTTGTGCTTTATTAAGGAATAA
- the LOC129874557 gene encoding heat stress transcription factor B-2a-like: MATDTIPAPEDDRNISRKMTRSTRTRTKCPTPFLSKTYDLLKEQEEENNNNIKVVSWNGEGNGFVVWCPDEFSEVMLPKYFKHNNFSSFIRQLNTYGFKKVASKRWEFQHEKFQKGCRHLLAEITRKKCEPSVFPAYLNPCEKSKLLAKNNQENTKRQLLMEENQNLKKEKMELQMQIAHFKTLEMKLLRCLSQCVENQHNKSRRLF, translated from the exons ATGGCCACAGATACTATTCCGGCACCGGAAGATGATCGGAATATCAGCCGGAAAATGACACGGTCGACGAGGACGAGGACGAAGTGCCCGACGCCGTTCTTATCGAAAACTTATGATCTTTTGAAGGAGCAAGAAgaagagaataataataatattaaggTTGTTTCATGGAATGGTGAAGGAAATGGATTTGTTGTGTGGTGTCCAGATGAATTTTCTGAGGTTATGTTACCTAAATACTTCAAGCACAACAATTTCTCTAGTTTCATTCGACAACTTAATACCTAT GGATTCAAGAAAGTAGCATCAAAACGTTGGGAATTTCAGCATGAAAAGTTCCAGAAAGGGTGCAGGCATTTGCTAGCAGAAATAACAAGGAAGAAATGTGAGCCAAGTGTCTTTCCTGCTTACTTAAATCCTTGTGAAAAGAGCAAATTATTAGCtaaaaataatcaagagaaTACAAAAAGGCAACTTCTCATGGAAGAGAACCAAAacttgaaaaaggaaaagatgGAATTGCAAATGCAAATTGCTCATTTCAAAACATTGGAAATGAAATTGTTGCGATGCCTTTCTCAATGTGTGGaaaatcaacataataaaagtaGAAGATTGTTTTAG